Genomic DNA from Cupriavidus pauculus:
GCTAGGCCGCCAGCGCCCCGGTGGCGCCACCGCTCGCACCGCCGCTCGCACCGATCCTGGCAAGGGCCTCGTCGCGCGCCATCACCATCGCGTACTTCTGTGCCATGTCGAACAGGTTGGCGTCGTGCGGGCCGATGGCACGGTCGCCCACACAATCGGACAGCACGAGCGGACGGAAACCGTAGGACATGGCATCCACCACGCTGGCACGCACGCAACCGCTGGTTACGCAGCCGGCCACGACCAGCGTCTGCACGCCGCGCTGCGCGAGCCAGGCCGCGAGCGACGTCCCGAAGAACGCCGACGGCACCGTCTTGCGCACCACGAGCTCGCCGGCGGCCGGCGCCAGTTGCGGCACGATCTGGCTCGCCGGACCATCCTCCTTCAGCGTCAGCATGCCCGGCACCTTCAGCGTGAAGATGTTGTGGTCCGCATCGTCGTCGGCAAAGACGATGCGGCTGTGGGCGACGGGCCAACCCATGCGCCGCGCCGTGGCCAGCAGCGGCTGCGTGTTGGCGATGGCTTCCGGAATATTGCCGCCGCCGAACACGGCCGGATCGGCGAAGCCGTTGACGAAATCGATGATCAGCAGGCCGTAAGGGGCCTTGAGGTCCATCGCCGTGCCAAAGCCCTGGCGGCGATAGGTCTGGACGTCTTCATGCATGTGCGGGCTCCTGATTCGTGTGTGCGACGCCGTCCACTGTGTCGTCCAGCACCTTGCCGGCGGCAACCACGGGCTCGCCATCCAGGCTGACCGTGCAGCGCCGCAGCGGCATATCGATATGGCACGCCGTGGTGCGGGTGCCGCCTGCCTCGTTGTTCGGGCCGAACGAGCACAGGAAGTTGCCCTCGAATGCGCGCGCATCCATGCCGATGGTGGCCTCGCGGTCGTACATCGCCAGCGTCGACCAGTGCGCGCGCGGCTGCAGCCCCCATCCGACATGCGACATCGCATACGACTCCGGATCGTTGAACGACGCCATGTATTCGGCGAGCAGCTCGGCATCGAGCCCGCCTTCGATGGCGGTGACGTAGCCGTTCTTCACGGTCACGTGGATGGGCTCCTGCACGTACGACTTCATCGGCAGCAGGATATCGCCGCGATCGAGCACGAGGTGCCCGTTGGTGCCGCCCTCGTTCGGCCAGGTCAGCACGAAGCCGCTCGGCCAGTGGTCCCAGCGGCCGGGCTCATCGACAAACCCATACTCGCTGATGGCCGGGAACTCGCCGAGCGCGCAATGGAGATCGGTACCCGCGTCGGACGTGATATGCATGGTCCGGGCGCGGGACAGCCGCGCGGTGGCGGCCTTCACGCGGGTGCGGTCGGCCTCCGTCGGCACGAGCCGGGCCAGTACTTCGGGCGGTTCGACGGCCAGCAGGATCTTGGTGCCGGTGGACAGAATCTCGTGCTGCTCGGGCGAGAACAGCAGTGTCATCAGGTCCAGCACCAGATCGCTGGCCTTGAGCGCGGCGATGGCCGCGGGGTTGCCCGTCAGCGGCGTGGTGCCGAGATAGGCCAGCGCATCGCGGCTCAGCGCCTTTTCGCCGTTGACGGGCGGCAGGTCGAGCCGGTTGACGATGGCGCCCATCGACTGCGCCGCCAGCAGCGCGGTGCGCAGCGTCTGCGGATGCGTGTCCGCACCGGTGAGCACCGTCACGGTCTGCCCCGATTCCAGTTTCGACAGCGTAAGGACCTGCTTCCACGCGCAGATCAGGTCGTAGTCACTGACAGCCATGCTTGGCTCCTTGCAGTTGAGTTTCAGCCCACCAGCGTGGCGCCGAGAAAATCGCCGAACGCCGCATAGAAGCCCGCTTCGTTGTCCCACGGGATCATATGGCCGGCATCGGGCACGCGCGTCTCCAGCAGCCCCGGGCGCAGCGCCTTCATTTCCTCGACATCGGCCGGCAGCACGACGTCGCCGCGCGCCGCCGTGATCAGCAGCGTCGGGACATTCACGCGCGGCAGATCGGCGTGGATATCGTCGGTATGAAACCCGTCGAAGCTCTGCAGCACCGCGCGCTCGTCGCAGGTATGCAGCCACTCGGCGCGCAGGCGGCGTTGTTCCTCGGTCCACGTCGGGCAGAACGGGCGCATGCCTTCGGCGTCCGTGCCCTGCACGGCAAGGCGAATCGAGTCGACATACCACGGCAGTTGCGCGGGATAGGCGCGCCGGCCCGGGCCCGACACGGGCGGGTCGATCATCACCAGCCGCGTCAGGCCGGCGGGCTGCGAGCGTGCCGCGCGCACGCCGATGCGGCCGCCCATCGAATGGCCGACGATCTGATAGCGCTTCAGGCCCAGTGCCTGCGCCAGCGCGATCACGTCCGCGGCCTGCGCATCGAGGCTGTAGTCGAGCGTATCGCCGGCCGACGACAATCCGCGGCCGCGCACGTCGAGCACGTAGGTATCGAAATGCGCACCGAGGCGCTCGCCCACGAAGCCCCACGTGATGGCGGGGCTCGTGATGCCCGGAATCAGAATGACCGCGTCGCGCCCGGCGCGCGCGCCCTCGGTGCCGCCGTACCGCAGGTAATGCTGGCGAATGCCGTTGGCCTGCACATTGGCGCCATAGAGAAACGTACTCATGCTGGCTCTCCTGTTCAATAGGCGCCCGACAGCAGCGTGCCGCCACCCGGCACCACCGCTTCGAGGTCCAGTTCCTTCAGCAGCGCGTACGTGGTGGCGATGGCCGCGGTGATCACGGGCTTGCCCGTCATCGCCTCGACTTTCTCCACCACGGGCAGCGACGGCATCTGGACGCACGCCGACAGCACCACGGCATCCACGTCCTTCGTGTTCATCGACGCCACGATGGCGGGCAGGCGCGACGGATCGTGCCGGCCGACTTCCAGGTTGTCCGGAATCTCGAGCGCGCGCCACTCGACGACCTCGAAGCCTTCGTGCTGGATGTAATCGACCACGAGCTCGGTCAGCGGCTTCATGTACGGCGCCACCAGCGCGATGCGCTTCGCACCGATCACCTTGAGCGCATTGACCAGCGCGCCGGCGCTCGTCACGACCGGCGCGGTACCGCCGTTCTCCGCCGTACGCGACTTCAGGCGGGTTTCCGAGGTGCGATGGTAGCCACGCCCCATCGACATGATGGCCACCAGGCAGGCATAGCCCAGCACGTCCACGCGGGCATCGCTGAGTTCCAGCGCGCAGCGGTCGGACTCGCCGTCCATCGCCGCGAGTTCCTCTTTCTTGACCGTCTTCATGCGCATGCGGCTCGAATGGAACGTGAAGCGCTCCGGACGCACGAGCTGGCGGGCGGCCAACATGGCCGGGATCTCGGTTTCCATGGTGGTGTTGGAACTCGGCACGATCTGCCCGATGCGGAAAACTTTCTGCACTTGTGACTCCGTTGAACTTTGTCTTGTCTACCCACCCGCCTCGCTGCACGGGACGCATGGCGCACTGGACGGCGCCCTTCCGAAAATTCTAGTGTACACACCTTATTTTTACAACACACTTTTCAAGGCCACGGAAAGCACTCGTTCAGTGCATTCTGAATGAATGAATCCCCGCTTTGACGCATTATTGCGCCAATTTGCGGCATCGAATTAAACACGCCACATGGAAATCAGGGTTTTCACTAGATCATCGAAAGTCGGCTTTACTTGAAAAAGTATGGTGTGTACACTCGATTTCACAGTGACAGACCAACTCAGGAGAGACGTCGTGCAACGGAATACGCGAATTGCGGTGATCGGTGCGGGCCTGGGCGGGACGGCGGCAGCCGCCCTGCTCCAGCGCGAGGGATTCAATGTGAAGCTGTACGAGCAGGCCCCCGGCTTCTCGCGCCTGGGTGCCGGCATCCACGTCGGGCCGAACGTGATGAAGATCCTGCGCCGCATCGGCATCGAAGACGCCATGAACGCAATGGGTTGCCATCCCGACTACTGGTACAGCCGCGACTGGAAGACCGCGGAGGTCGTTGCGCAGATTCCGCTTGGCGACTACGCGCTCTCCCACTACGGCGCGAGCTACCTGACCGTGCACCGCGGCGACTTTCACGCGCTGATGACCGAAGCGGTGGAACCGAGCCGCCTCGTGTTCAACAAGAAGCTCGATCGCGTGGAAGACCTCGGCGACGTGGTCAAGCTGACCTTTACCGACGGCACCGTCGAAGACGCCGATATCGTGATCGGCGCGGACGGCGTGAACTCCCGCATCCGCGAGCATCTGCTGGGCGCGGAGCCGCCGAAGTACACGGGCTACGTGGCGCACCGCGCGGTGTTCCCGATCTCGCGCGTCAAGGGCTATACCCACGACCGCTGCACCAAATGGTGGTCGGACGACCGACACATGATGGTGTACTTCGACACCAGCAAGCTCGACGAGATCTATTACGTGACGGGCGTGCCCGAGCCGGAATGGGACATGAGCAAGAGCTGGGTGCCGAGCAGCATCGAGGAAATGCGCGCCGCCTTCGACGGGTGGCACCAGGGCGTGCAGTCGCTGATCGAGGGCACGGTCGAGGTCACCAAGTGGCCGCTGCTGGAACGCGATCCGCTGCCGCTGTGGAGCCGTGGCCGGCTGGTGCTGCTGGGCGATGCATGCCATCCGATGAAGCCGCATATGGCGCAGGGCGCCGCGATGGCCATCGAGGACGCGGCGATGCTGACGCGCTGCTTCGTCGAGGCGGGCCTCAAGGATCACGCTTACACGTTCTCGCTCTACGAGGCGAATCGCGCCGAACGCGCGGGCCGCGTGCAGAAGGTATCGCATGACAACACCTGGCTGCGGACGAACGAGAACCCCGACTGGTGCTTTGGCTACGACGTGTTCTCGGTGCCGCTGCGCGATCCCGCCACGCGTGCCGTGCCCGCGGCTGCCTGAACCGCGTTTATGACCGCGCCCCGCCCCCTTCTGTTGCGCGTCAACCGGCAATCGCACGATGTCTGTGTGGATCCGCGCACGCCATTGCTCTACATCCTGCGCAACGATCTGGCCTGCAATGGCCCGAAGTACGGCTGCGGGCTCGGTCAGTGCGGGGCGTGCACGGTGCTGATCGACGGGGTGGCGGCACGCTCGTGCATCGTGCCGGCAAGCGCGGCCGAAGGGCGGGCCGTGACCACGCTTGAAGGATTGGGCACCAGCGCCGCGCCCGATCCGGTGCAGCGGGCCTTTATCGAGGAGCAGGCCGCGCAGTGCGGCTACTGCCTCAACGGCATGATCATGAGCACCAAGGCGTTGCTGGCCGTGAACCCCGCGCCGACCGAGGGCGAGATTCGCGAGGCGCTGCGCTTCAACCTGTGCCGGTGCGGGACTCATGTCGAGATTCTGCGCGCGGTGCAGCGCGCGGCCGAACTCCAGCAGCAGGATGCCGCGGCAAGCGAACGCGAGGCGCTCCGATGAACGCCCGCACGCAGGACGCCTTGCATGTGCCCGTGCCGGCGGCGACGCTGTTCGGCCACGTCGTCCGGCCGGCCGGCGGACTGGGTCGCCTGCTCGGCTACGACGCCGACGCAGCGCGTCGGTGGGAAGGCAGCCTCGAAGGGAACGTCGAAAGTACGATCGACGTGATCGTGCGCGGCGATTTCCTTGCCGTGGTGGCGACGTCGCCGGAACATGCCGCGGCGGCAGCCCGCGCGCTGCGTCCCAGGTGGGCGCTCGCCGAGCCAGCACCCGCTGTCACGCGTGTGCGGCAGGTCGCGATGCATGGCGACGCCGACGCTGCGTTGGCGCCGGACGGCGAGGCCGTGTACCGGTGGCCGCTGATCGCCCCGCGTGCCGATGCAAGCGGCACCGCCACCGCGCACTGGCACGACGGGACCATGACCGTCTGGCTGGCGACAGCACAGACAAGCGCCCTGCGACTGGAAGTGGCGGCGCTGCTGGGCGTGACCGCGGCACAGGTATCGATCGTCTGCGATCCCGATCCGCCCGCCGGACATGACGATTTCTGCGCGCGCCAGGCTGCGGCCGACGCGGCCCTGCTCGCGCATGCCGCCGGCCGGCCGGTGCGCGTGACCTTCCGCGCCGACCCCGACGCTTTCTCCCCCAGGCTGACGCTTGCCGTGCGCAGCGCGATCGATCCGGCATCGGCCTACCGTATTACCGCATCCGCCACGCCGGATGCCAATCTTCCGATCGCCCTGCTGCAGACGGGCACCACGGTGCCGTTCGCCGATGACGCGCGGATCGATGGCGCGCGGATCGATGACGCGCAGATCGATGGCACGCTGGTGCCGCCCTACGCGACCGACCATCTCGCGGTTTCGGCGGCATTGCCCCTCGACGTACCCGCGGGCGTCGCGGCCCGCGGCCATGTGTTCGCGCACGAGTCCGAGCTCGACGCACTGGCCGTGCGATCGCGGATGGACCCGGTGGCGCTGCGGCTCCAGTGGCTCGACGACAGCACCGGCACCCAGCTGATCGAGCGCGTGGCGGCCCAGTCCGGCTGGCGGGGACCGTTGCAGGGACATCGGCGGGCCGGCGACGGCATCCGGCGCGGACGCGGCTTTGCCTATGCGCGCGCGATCGATATCGACAATGGCCGGCCCACGCAAACGTGGTCGGCATGGGTGGCCGATGTCGAGGTGGATGCCCGTACCGGCGATATCAGCGTGACGCGTGTGACGGTCGGGCACGAGCGCGAGGACCATGCCGCGCCGGCGCCTGCCCGGCCCACCGCGCTGCGGGACGACATTACCGCCGCCACGCGGCAGCTGACACGGGGCGGCGCGAGCCACGACGACTGGGGATGGAATCCCGCCTCCGAAGCGCGCGACGCGATGGCCCTCGCCACGCATGCGCCGACGCGTGCGGTGGCCCCCCAGACGCAGGTCAATATCGTAGGCGCGCTCGCGGGCGGCGCCTCGGCCACGCTGCCCGCGGCCGCCGCCGTGGCCAACGCGATTCACGATGCCACGGGCATTCGCCTGCGCGAGCCACCGTTCAGCGCCGGCGAGATTCGGCGCGGGCTCGCTGCCGAGGGTATCGATGACGGTCTCGCCCGAGGCGCCTCACGCAAGCGCCGCTGGCTGCTGGCCGCACTCGCGCCCGTCACCGCGCTGGCGGGATTATTCGTCACGATCATGCCGTGGCGCGCCCCCATCGCACCGGTAGCGCCGCCAGTACCCGGCTTCTATTCGGCCGCGACCATCGAACGGGGCCGCCTGGTTGCCGCCGCGGGCGACTGCGCGGTCTGCCACACCGCCCCCGGCGGCACGCGCAATGCCGGCGGCCTTGCCCTCGACACGCCCTTCGGCACGGTGTACAGCACCAATATCACGCCCGATGTCGAGACCGGCATCGGCAACTGGTCGTTCGCGGCATTCGAGCGCGCCATGCGCGAAGGCATCCATCGCGACGGCCGCCACCTGTACCCCGCTTTCCCATACACGGCGTTCGCCAAGGTCAGCGATGCCGATATGCAGGCGCTCTACGCCTATCTGATGTCGGCCGAGCCCGTGGTATCGCGCCCGCCGGAAACGAAGCTCGCGTTCCCGTTCAATATGCGCCCTTCGCTGGCCGGCTGGAACGCGATCTTCCACCGCAACGCACCGTTCGAGCCCGTGGCCGAGCGCTCCGCCCTCTGGAATCGTGGCGCCTATCTCGCCGAAGGGCTCGGGCATTGCAGCGCCTGCCATTCGCCGCGCAATGCGCTCGGCGGCGAGAAAGGCGGCAAGGCCTACCTGACCGGCGGCATGGCCGAGGGATGGGAAGCGCCAGCCCTGACTGCGCTGTCGACGTCGCCCGTGCCGTGGACCGAAGACGATCTGTTCCAGTACCTGCGGACCGGGTACGCGGCGCGGCACGGCGCCGCCGCGGGGCCGATGGCGCCCGTGGTGGAGAGCCTGCGCGAACTCCCGGAGAGCGACGTGCGGGCCATTGCGCACTATGTGGCATCGTTCAGCGCCCCCGCCATTGCCGACGCCGCGCCACCGCCCGCTGAACAGGTGCGCGCCATCGAAGCGCGCGCCGATGCGCAGGCGCTGAAGCTTTCCGGCAGCATGGGCCGCCTCTATCAGGCCGCCTGCGCGGTGTGCCATCAGGGCAATACCGGCGTGCCGCAGTTCGGCGTCAAACCCTCGCTGGCGCTGAACACGAATCTGCACAGCGCGCGCCCCGACAATGTGATTCAGGCCGTGATGCATGGCATCTCCGCCCCGCCGCATGCCGGCATCGGCTATATGCCCGGCTTTGCCGACAGCCTGGACGACGAACAAGTGAGTGGACTGGTGCATTACCTGCGCGCGCGATTCGCGCCCGACGCGCCCGCCTGGACCGGCGTGGAAGACGCCGTCGCGCGCATCCGCAGCCAGCCCTCGCACTGACACGCAGCATCATTCAGAATCGATAGATAAAAGTCGATCGCACGCCAGCTGGCGCGGACCTTGCACCGAAAAAAAGGCCGCCCAGTTCGGTGATATCTCGGGTATACAAACGAAGGCGAACACAGGATAAGGAGCGAAGATGCACTCCCCGTATCAAGACAGCGCGGCTGCCCTGCCCCCGGGTCTATCCCACTCGGGCTCCGCCACCACCGACGCGCGCGATGGCGCGCAATCGTCGGCCTCTCGTCCATCGGCGTCCGGCAGCGTGTCGCTGGAGACCGGCATTCGCGCGGCCGGCGTCGGCAAGTTTCAATACCGGCTGTTCGTGATTTTCGGGCTCGTATGGCTGGCCGATGCCATGCAGGTCCTGTCGATCGGCTTCAGTGCCCCCTCGATCGCCAAGACGTTCGGCATCACCGTGCCGCAGGCGTTGCAGACGGGCACGTTCTTCTTCGTCGGCATGCTGATCGGCGCCTTCGTGTTCGGCCGCCTGGCGGACCGCATCGGCCGCCGTCCCGTGCTCATGATGGCCGTCGTCATCGACGCGCTGTGTGGCGTCGCCTCGGCCTTCGTTCCCGAGTTCACATGGCTGCTGGTGCTGCGCTTCCTGACGGGCGTCGGCGTGGGCGGCACGCTGCCCGTGGATTACACGATGATGGCCGAGTTCCTGCCGAGCGACCGCCGCGGCCGCTGGCTGGTGCTGCTGGAATCGTTCTGGGCCATCGGCACCATCTGCCTCGCGCTGCTGGCGCTCGCCGCGCTGTCCTACGGCGATCAGGCATGGCGCGTGATCTTCCTCGTGACGGGCGTCCCCGCGCTGATCGGCGTCGTGCTTCGCTTCTATATTCCCGAGTCGCCGATGTTCCTGAACCGCAGCGGACGATCGGACGAAGCGCGCAAGGTGCTCGAGCGCGTGGCAAGGGTCAACGGCAGCAAGCACGAGATTCCCCCGCTGCAATCGGAGCGCGCCGAACCCAAGTCCGTGTTCGCGCTGTTCTCCGGCAGCTTCCGCCGCCGCAGCCTCGCGCTGCTGGTCGCCTGGGCGCTGATCTCCATCGCCTACTACGGCGTGTTCGTGTACCTGCCGATCAAGCTCAGCGCCGAAGGGTTCGCGTTCATGCGCGGACAGGTATTCCTCGTGCTGCTGGCTATCGTGCAGCTGCCGGGGTTCGCACTCTCCGCCTACGGCGTGGAACGCTGGGGCCGCAAACCCACGCTGATCGGCTTCCTCGTCCTCAGCGCGGCCGGCTGCATGCTCTACAGCCTGGGCACCTCGCCCGCGGTGGTCATCGGCTCCACGCTGCTGATGAGCTTCTCTTTGCTGGGCACATGGGGCGCGCTCTACGCGTTCACCCCCGAGGTCTATCCGACCGACCTGCGCGCAACAGGCATGGGCACGGCCGGCGCGGTGGCCCGCTTCGGCGGCCTGTTCGCACCGGCGATCATCGCACCGGTCATGGCCACGCACTTCACGCTGGCACTGGCGATGATCTCCACGATGCTGCTGGTGGGGGCGTTTGCGATCGGGGCGGTGAACGTGGAGTCGAAGGATCGCGCGCTGGACTGAGGGTATTAACGCCCCGCCGAGGCCCGCGCGGCCGGTTCCGCCAGCGATGCCTCCACCACCTTCAGCACCTCGCGCGCGGTGTTCTCCGAATGCTCGCGCAGGATCTTCGCCAGCCGGGGCCGGCCCTGCTCCCGCAGGGCTTCCATGATCGCCTCGTGTTCCGCGTGCGATTCCTGCCAGCGCAGCATGTCCGCATTGGCCGCGCCGCGTGCGCGGTGCACCTTGCTCATCAGCGTCGCATAGATGCCCGACAGCACCGCGTTCGCCGCGCTGTCCACGATGAGCTGATGAATCTCCTGATTGATCCGGAAGTAGTCGGTGCGCTTGCCGGCCGCGTGCGCGTCGACCATCGCCTGATGGCGGCGCTCGATCTTCGCGAGCGCGGCATCGCTCATCCGCCCGGAGATCAGTTCGCCCGCGTGCGCCTCCAGCCCGTGTAGCGTTTCGAACGTTGCGCGCAGTTCATCGAGGTCGAGCGGTGCCACGCGATAGCCGATGTACTGGCGATGCAGCACCAGCCCTTCCGAGACCAGGATCTTGAGCGCTTCACGCAACGGCGTCTTGGAAACGTCGAACGCCTCGCAGAACGCTTTCTCGTCGATGCGCACACCCGGCGGGAGTTCGCCTTCCTGAATCATCGTGCGCATGCGCGCCGCGATTTCGGCGGACATGCCCAGTGTGCGGAGGCGGGCGGTTTTGGGGAGGACTTGTGTCACTGACGTCACCAGATAGGGGAATCTGCACCAGATGGGAGACTAACATAACCAACTTGGTGTTTACACTACTCCAATACAATACCTATATAAATCAATCACTTCTCGTCGTTGTAATTACAGATTACGTATCCTATACTCGCTTCCAGTTGCGCGACACCCCCCACCGACATGCCTCGACAACGCAGCACCCAAGGAGCTAGGAGACCCGCAATGCCATCCACCAGCCAGGCCGCCACGATGACGGCCACGCGCAGCAGCGTCCGATGGAAGATCTTCCTGATGATGCTATTCCTCATCGCCATCAACTACATCGACCGCGCCTCGTTGTCGGTCGCCATGCCGCTGATTGCCAAGGAATTCGACCTGAGCCCCACCATGCAGGGGCTGATCCTCAGCTCGTTCTTCTGGACCTATGCCTTGATGCAGGTGCCCGGCGGCATGCTCGCCGACAAGTACAAGCCGCGCATCGTGATTGCCTGCGCGACCGTGTTCTGGGGCGCATTCCAGGCGCTGGCCGCGGTCTGCACCACGGCCACCACGCTGCTGCTCACGCGTCTGGGCCTCGGTGCCGCGGAAGCGCCGATCTATCCGGCCGGCGGCAAGCTCAATGCCATCTGGATGACGCAGAACGAGCGCGGCCGCGGTGCCACGCTGCTCGATGGCGGCGCGCCGCTGGGCGCGGCACTCGGCGCCATCATCATCACGTGGCTGATCTCCGCGCTCGGCTCGTGGCGCCTGGCGTTCGTCGTGGCGGGCGTGGGCACGGTCATCGCCGGCATCGTCGCGTGGCGCTATATCCGCAACTCGCCGCGCGAACACGCCGGCGTGAACGAACTGGAAGCGCGCTATATCGAGGAGGCGCAAGCCAGCGAGCATCGCGCCGAGCCGTCCAACCTGTCGGGCCGTTCGCTCGACTTCTTCAAGTACCGCTCGGTCTGGTGCATGGCCATCGGCTGGATGTGCTTCAACACCGTGTTCTACGGCCTGCTGACCTGGATGCCGAACTACCTGAACAAGGTGCACGGATTCGATATCAAGGCCATGGGCGGCGCGAGCTTCATCATCTTCTTCTGCGGCTTCGTCGGTGAACTCATCGGCGGCTGGATCGCCGACAAGTGGAAGGAGGCCGGCGGCCGTCCCAACGTCGTGATGCGCACCCTGTTCGGCATCGCCGCCGTGGTGGCCACGGTCTCGATCTTCTCGGTGGCCTACGTGACCAACCCCGTCGTGGTGGTGGCCCTGCTCTCTTCCACGCTGTTCTTCCTGCGCTGGTGCGGCCTGTTCTGGTGCATTCCGTCGATCCTCGGCACGCGCAACAAGATCGGCTTTCTGGGCGGCGTGATGAACCTAGGCGGCAATATCGGCGGCATCAGCGTGCCGATCATCGTGGGCATGATCGTGCAGTTCACGGGCTCCTACTTCCTGGCGCTGATGTTCTTTGCCGCCGCGGGCGTGGGTCTGCTGCTGTCGTCCACGGCCATCGACTACGAGACGAAGCTGCCGGTCTGAGCGCGGAGGACACCATCATGAAATCGTTGACGATCATCGCCACGGCCGCGCTGTTTGCACTGGGCACCCCGCTGGCACAGGCCGCACCGGCTGCGGCTGGCATTCCCACCGCGCAGCCGGAAGCCGTCGGCGTGGACTCCGCGAAACTGGTCGCGCTGTCCGAATGGATCCGCCGCGACAAGCTCGACGTCCGCAGCCTGCTCGTCATCAAGGACGGCAAGCTCGTCTTCGAGCGCTACAGCGACGGACTGGGCCGCGACTACAACCACGAGTTGTACTCCGTCACCAAGTTCATCAGCGCGCTGCTGGTCGGCACGCTGGTCGGCGACGGCAGGCTCAGCGCGACCGATGCGCCGGCCACGCGGCTGGCGGCGGCCCGCCCCGACCTCGCGCCGTCGCTGGCGGACAAGCAGCAGATTCAGCTGAGGCACCTGATGTCGATGGCCAGCGGGCTGTCGTACAAGCTCGTCGAAGGTACCGACACGCTCTATTACGGTGTGCCCGATCGCCTCAAGGTGGCGGCCTCCGCGAGCGTGCGCACCGCGCCGGGCACCGAGTTCGACTATATCGACGTGAACCCCGTGCTCGTGGGTGCGACGATCAGCCAGGTGACCGGCATGCCGGAGCAGCAGTATGCGGCCAGGCGCCTGTTCGAACCGCTCGGCATGTCCCACTACCGCTGGGACGGGGCCGACGGCAAGGGCGCCGTGTCTGGCGGATGGGGCCTGCGGCTGCGTTCGATCGATATGGCGCGGCTGGGCCTGCTGATGCTGAACCAGGGCCGCTGGAACGGCCAGCAGATCGTGCCGGCCGCGTGGGTCGCGCAGATGACCACGCCGTCCGGCCCCGCACGGGACTATGGCTACTACTGCTGGGTCAACAACATCGTGCAGAGCGAACGCGAGTTCAGCGCGATGGGTTACAAGGGCCAGTTCATCACCGTACTGCCGAAGCAGAACGCCGTGATCGTGATGAACAGCATCATGTCCACGCAGGGCGGCCTGCGCGACGCCAGATATCTGGACTTGTATCGCCAGATGGTCAACGACTACGTGCTGCCCGCGCTGCAGGCGGGCAGTCACGGCACCGTCAAGCCCGATGCGGCACGGCAGGCGGCATTAAAGAAGGAACTCGAGCTCGCGCGCAATACGCAGGGTGTACCCGGCACCCAGCTCGCCTTCAACGACAAGCCCGAACGATAAAAAACCATATCACTCCTGAGATCCCAAACATGAGCAAGCAGATTCGCCTCGGCATGCTGACGCCCTCTTCCAATACCGCGCTGGAGCCGATTACCAGCGCAATGGTCAGCAGCCTGCCCAATGTCAGCGTGCATTTCTCGCGCTTTACCGTCACCGAGATTTCGTTGCGTGACCAGGCACTGGGACAGTTCGACCTCGAGAAGATCCTGACGGCCGCCCAGTTGCTGGCCGATGCCCGCGTGGATGTCATCGCGTGGAACGGCACATCGTCGGGCTGGCTCGGCTTCGAGCGGGACCGCGCGCTGTGCAAGCAGATTACCGAAGCCACGGGGATTCCGGCGACCACGTCGGTGCTGGCGCTGAACGAGATTCTCGAGAAGACGGGCGCGCGCCGATTCGGCCTGGCCACGCCTTACCTCGATGACGTGCAGCAACGCATCGTCGCCAACTACGCGCGCAGCGGCTTCGACTGCTCGGCGGAGCGGCACCTCGGCCTCCATGTGAACTACAGCTTTGCCGAGGTGCGGGAAGACACCATCCGCGACATGGTGCGCGCGCTGGCCCGAGAGAACGTACAGGCCATCACCACCTTCTGCACCAACCT
This window encodes:
- a CDS encoding GntR family transcriptional regulator, translated to MSAEIAARMRTMIQEGELPPGVRIDEKAFCEAFDVSKTPLREALKILVSEGLVLHRQYIGYRVAPLDLDELRATFETLHGLEAHAGELISGRMSDAALAKIERRHQAMVDAHAAGKRTDYFRINQEIHQLIVDSAANAVLSGIYATLMSKVHRARGAANADMLRWQESHAEHEAIMEALREQGRPRLAKILREHSENTAREVLKVVEASLAEPAARASAGR
- a CDS encoding c-type cytochrome translates to MNARTQDALHVPVPAATLFGHVVRPAGGLGRLLGYDADAARRWEGSLEGNVESTIDVIVRGDFLAVVATSPEHAAAAARALRPRWALAEPAPAVTRVRQVAMHGDADAALAPDGEAVYRWPLIAPRADASGTATAHWHDGTMTVWLATAQTSALRLEVAALLGVTAAQVSIVCDPDPPAGHDDFCARQAAADAALLAHAAGRPVRVTFRADPDAFSPRLTLAVRSAIDPASAYRITASATPDANLPIALLQTGTTVPFADDARIDGARIDDAQIDGTLVPPYATDHLAVSAALPLDVPAGVAARGHVFAHESELDALAVRSRMDPVALRLQWLDDSTGTQLIERVAAQSGWRGPLQGHRRAGDGIRRGRGFAYARAIDIDNGRPTQTWSAWVADVEVDARTGDISVTRVTVGHEREDHAAPAPARPTALRDDITAATRQLTRGGASHDDWGWNPASEARDAMALATHAPTRAVAPQTQVNIVGALAGGASATLPAAAAVANAIHDATGIRLREPPFSAGEIRRGLAAEGIDDGLARGASRKRRWLLAALAPVTALAGLFVTIMPWRAPIAPVAPPVPGFYSAATIERGRLVAAAGDCAVCHTAPGGTRNAGGLALDTPFGTVYSTNITPDVETGIGNWSFAAFERAMREGIHRDGRHLYPAFPYTAFAKVSDADMQALYAYLMSAEPVVSRPPETKLAFPFNMRPSLAGWNAIFHRNAPFEPVAERSALWNRGAYLAEGLGHCSACHSPRNALGGEKGGKAYLTGGMAEGWEAPALTALSTSPVPWTEDDLFQYLRTGYAARHGAAAGPMAPVVESLRELPESDVRAIAHYVASFSAPAIADAAPPPAEQVRAIEARADAQALKLSGSMGRLYQAACAVCHQGNTGVPQFGVKPSLALNTNLHSARPDNVIQAVMHGISAPPHAGIGYMPGFADSLDDEQVSGLVHYLRARFAPDAPAWTGVEDAVARIRSQPSH
- a CDS encoding MFS transporter, whose product is MPSTSQAATMTATRSSVRWKIFLMMLFLIAINYIDRASLSVAMPLIAKEFDLSPTMQGLILSSFFWTYALMQVPGGMLADKYKPRIVIACATVFWGAFQALAAVCTTATTLLLTRLGLGAAEAPIYPAGGKLNAIWMTQNERGRGATLLDGGAPLGAALGAIIITWLISALGSWRLAFVVAGVGTVIAGIVAWRYIRNSPREHAGVNELEARYIEEAQASEHRAEPSNLSGRSLDFFKYRSVWCMAIGWMCFNTVFYGLLTWMPNYLNKVHGFDIKAMGGASFIIFFCGFVGELIGGWIADKWKEAGGRPNVVMRTLFGIAAVVATVSIFSVAYVTNPVVVVALLSSTLFFLRWCGLFWCIPSILGTRNKIGFLGGVMNLGGNIGGISVPIIVGMIVQFTGSYFLALMFFAAAGVGLLLSSTAIDYETKLPV
- a CDS encoding MFS transporter, which codes for METGIRAAGVGKFQYRLFVIFGLVWLADAMQVLSIGFSAPSIAKTFGITVPQALQTGTFFFVGMLIGAFVFGRLADRIGRRPVLMMAVVIDALCGVASAFVPEFTWLLVLRFLTGVGVGGTLPVDYTMMAEFLPSDRRGRWLVLLESFWAIGTICLALLALAALSYGDQAWRVIFLVTGVPALIGVVLRFYIPESPMFLNRSGRSDEARKVLERVARVNGSKHEIPPLQSERAEPKSVFALFSGSFRRRSLALLVAWALISIAYYGVFVYLPIKLSAEGFAFMRGQVFLVLLAIVQLPGFALSAYGVERWGRKPTLIGFLVLSAAGCMLYSLGTSPAVVIGSTLLMSFSLLGTWGALYAFTPEVYPTDLRATGMGTAGAVARFGGLFAPAIIAPVMATHFTLALAMISTMLLVGAFAIGAVNVESKDRALD